The following are encoded in a window of Carassius auratus strain Wakin chromosome 6, ASM336829v1, whole genome shotgun sequence genomic DNA:
- the LOC113095217 gene encoding POZ-, AT hook-, and zinc finger-containing protein 1-like isoform X3, producing MERTEHPWNSSYTYQVSKHSADMLHNLNSQRKDGGRFCDVILRVGEESFPAHKAVLAACSEYFESVFSCQAEDDGQGKELEMHTISPKVFRDILDFAYTSKIVVRLECFPELMTAAKFLLMRSVIEICQEVIKQSNMQILVPPSRGGEHSLFRAAEQLSYPLPVDMSNGSVSSGAVFTDNNDSDCADPTQPSNSSQPATSGAQAADRLAVSPLEFPSSHLNSDGSKRGRGRPKKEPTTEPITYNNSTALNENKGIFLCGVCGKMFPDDVQLRNHETQHGTFTGGVRTGPELVAVDGPTMISPPQARFQENGLPAENRKRERTRRHVACDLCGKVFRDVYHLNRHKLSHSGEKPYACPVCGLRFKRKDRMSYHVRSHDGSVGKPYVCQSCGKGFSRPDHLNGHIKQVHTTERPHKCQICNASFATRDRLRSHLACHEDKIPCQVCGKFLRAAYMTDHLKKHSEGPHNYCGICNKDGQENAGKCPHQDSDGSDAVFGDLSNGTDLKTEQKVEGEEMEVTSFIFNGQPDDAVTSPGGSKNIQNTDQEKKFACGDCGQTFRTKSYLNKHHHRVHKKRAAALSGLGDLGSPFSPQQNMSLLESFGFQIVQSAFASSLVDSEMGNSGMGLGEK from the exons ATGGAGAGGACAGAACACCCGTGGAATTCCTCCTACACGTACCAGGTGAGTAAACACAGCGCCGACATGCTACACAACCtcaacagccagagaaaagatgGAGGCAGGTTTTGTGATGTTATCTTGCGCGTCGGAGAGGAGAGCTTCCCAGCGCACAAGGCAGTGCTGGCGGCGTGCAGCGAGTATTTTGAGTCGGTGTTTAGCTGTCAGGCGGAAGACGACGGCCAGGGCAAGGAGCTGGAGATGCACACGATCAGTCCCAAAGTTTTCCGAGACATCCTGGACTTCGCATACACGTCTAAGATCGTGGTGCGTCTGGAGTGTTTCCCGGAGCTTATGACCGCGGCGAAGTTTCTGCTTATGCGATCTGTCATCGAGATCTGTCAGGAGGTCATCAAACAATCCAACATGCAGATCCTCGTGCCTCCTTCACGAGGAGGCGAGCACAGCCTGTTCAGGGCCGCGGAGCAGCTGTCATACCCCCTTCCCGTGGACATGTCAAACGGGAGCGTGTCCAGCGGCGCAGTGTTTACCGACAACAACGACAGCGACTGTGCCGATCCGACGCAGCCAAGTAACAGCTCACAGCCGGCCACTTCCGGAGCACAAGCGGCCGATCGCTTAGCGGTTTCCCCGCTGGAGTTTCCCAGCAGCCACCTCAATAGCGACGGCTCTAAGCGAGGCAGAGGGAGACCCAAAAAAGAGCCCACGACAGAGCCGATCACTTACAACAACAGCACTGCTCTAAACGAAAACAAGGGGATTTTCTTGTGCGGGGTTTGTGGTAAGATGTTTCCTGACGATGTCCAGTTGAGAAACCACGAGACGCAGCACGGGACGTTCACCGGCGGCGTGCGCACCGGACCGGAGCTGGTCGCTGTGGACGGCCCGACGATGATCTCTCCTCCCCAGGCGCGGTTTCAGGAAAACGGACTGCCCGCGGAAAACCGTAAACGCGAGAGGACGAGACGTCACGTCGCGTGTGATCTGTGCGGGAAGGTCTTCCGAGACGTCTACCACCTCAACCGGCACAAACTGTCACATTCGGGCGAGAAACCGTACGCGTGTCCGGTGTGCGGGCTGCGCTTCAAACGCAAAGACAGGATGTCTTACCATGTGCGGTCTCACGACGGCTCGGTGGGTAAACCGTATGTCTGTCAAAGCTGCGGGAAAGGTTTCTCCAG gCCAGATCATCTGAATGGACATATTAAACAGGTTCACACCACAGAGAGACCTCACAAGTGTCAG ATTTGCAACGCGTCTTTCGCAACAAGAGATCGCCTGAGGTCGCACCTGGCATGCCATGAAGATAAGATACCATGTCAAGTGTGTGGGAAATTCCTCCGGGCTGCCTACATGACCGACCACTTGAAAAAACACAGTGAAGGACCTCATAACTACTGTGGAATATGCAACAAAG ACGGGCAGGAGAATGCTGGGAAATGCCCCCATCAGGACTCTGATGGATCGGATGCAGTTTTCGGTGACCTTTCCAATGGAACGGACCTCAAGACTGAACAGAAAGTAGAGGGAGAAGAAATGGAAGTGACATCTTTTATCTTTAACGGCCAACCTGATGATGCAGTGACCTCACCGGGGGGAtccaaaaacatccaaaacacagACCAAGAAAAGAAGTTTGCCTGCGGCGACTGCGGCCAGACCTTCCGCACAAAGTCTTACCTCAACAAGCACCATCACCGGGTTCATAAGAAACGTGCTGCGGCCCTGTCTGGCCTCGGTGATCTCGGTTCACCCTTTTCCCCCCAACAGAATATGTCACTTCTTGAATCCTTTGGCTTTCAGATCGTCCAGTCAGCCTTTGCCTCCTCACTAGTGGACTCTGAGATGGGCAACAGTGGAATGGGTTTAGGGGAGAAATGA
- the LOC113095217 gene encoding POZ-, AT hook-, and zinc finger-containing protein 1-like isoform X2, translating into MERTEHPWNSSYTYQVSKHSADMLHNLNSQRKDGGRFCDVILRVGEESFPAHKAVLAACSEYFESVFSCQAEDDGQGKELEMHTISPKVFRDILDFAYTSKIVVRLECFPELMTAAKFLLMRSVIEICQEVIKQSNMQILVPPSRGGEHSLFRAAEQLSYPLPVDMSNGSVSSGAVFTDNNDSDCADPTQPSNSSQPATSGAQAADRLAVSPLEFPSSHLNSDGSKRGRGRPKKEPTTEPITYNNSTALNENKGIFLCGVCGKMFPDDVQLRNHETQHGTFTGGVRTGPELVAVDGPTMISPPQARFQENGLPAENRKRERTRRHVACDLCGKVFRDVYHLNRHKLSHSGEKPYACPVCGLRFKRKDRMSYHVRSHDGSVGKPYVCQSCGKGFSRPDHLNGHIKQVHTTERPHKCQICNASFATRDRLRSHLACHEDKIPCQVCGKFLRAAYMTDHLKKHSEGPHNYCGICNKGFSTASYLKVHVKTHHSSSMLPSSAAHQFPEARTNRPQMHNGAPYHSGRQCAVEDGQENAGKCPHQDSDGSDAVFGDLSNGTDLKTEQKVEGEEMEVTSFIFNGQPDDAVTSPGGSKNIQNTDQEKKFACGDCGQTFRTKSYLNKHHHRVHKKRAAALSGLGDLGSPFSPQQNMSLLESFGFQIVQSAFASSLVDSEMGNSGMGLGEK; encoded by the exons ATGGAGAGGACAGAACACCCGTGGAATTCCTCCTACACGTACCAGGTGAGTAAACACAGCGCCGACATGCTACACAACCtcaacagccagagaaaagatgGAGGCAGGTTTTGTGATGTTATCTTGCGCGTCGGAGAGGAGAGCTTCCCAGCGCACAAGGCAGTGCTGGCGGCGTGCAGCGAGTATTTTGAGTCGGTGTTTAGCTGTCAGGCGGAAGACGACGGCCAGGGCAAGGAGCTGGAGATGCACACGATCAGTCCCAAAGTTTTCCGAGACATCCTGGACTTCGCATACACGTCTAAGATCGTGGTGCGTCTGGAGTGTTTCCCGGAGCTTATGACCGCGGCGAAGTTTCTGCTTATGCGATCTGTCATCGAGATCTGTCAGGAGGTCATCAAACAATCCAACATGCAGATCCTCGTGCCTCCTTCACGAGGAGGCGAGCACAGCCTGTTCAGGGCCGCGGAGCAGCTGTCATACCCCCTTCCCGTGGACATGTCAAACGGGAGCGTGTCCAGCGGCGCAGTGTTTACCGACAACAACGACAGCGACTGTGCCGATCCGACGCAGCCAAGTAACAGCTCACAGCCGGCCACTTCCGGAGCACAAGCGGCCGATCGCTTAGCGGTTTCCCCGCTGGAGTTTCCCAGCAGCCACCTCAATAGCGACGGCTCTAAGCGAGGCAGAGGGAGACCCAAAAAAGAGCCCACGACAGAGCCGATCACTTACAACAACAGCACTGCTCTAAACGAAAACAAGGGGATTTTCTTGTGCGGGGTTTGTGGTAAGATGTTTCCTGACGATGTCCAGTTGAGAAACCACGAGACGCAGCACGGGACGTTCACCGGCGGCGTGCGCACCGGACCGGAGCTGGTCGCTGTGGACGGCCCGACGATGATCTCTCCTCCCCAGGCGCGGTTTCAGGAAAACGGACTGCCCGCGGAAAACCGTAAACGCGAGAGGACGAGACGTCACGTCGCGTGTGATCTGTGCGGGAAGGTCTTCCGAGACGTCTACCACCTCAACCGGCACAAACTGTCACATTCGGGCGAGAAACCGTACGCGTGTCCGGTGTGCGGGCTGCGCTTCAAACGCAAAGACAGGATGTCTTACCATGTGCGGTCTCACGACGGCTCGGTGGGTAAACCGTATGTCTGTCAAAGCTGCGGGAAAGGTTTCTCCAG gCCAGATCATCTGAATGGACATATTAAACAGGTTCACACCACAGAGAGACCTCACAAGTGTCAG ATTTGCAACGCGTCTTTCGCAACAAGAGATCGCCTGAGGTCGCACCTGGCATGCCATGAAGATAAGATACCATGTCAAGTGTGTGGGAAATTCCTCCGGGCTGCCTACATGACCGACCACTTGAAAAAACACAGTGAAGGACCTCATAACTACTGTGGAATATGCAACAAAG GTTTTTCTACTGCATCCTACTTAAAGGTGCATGTAAAAACGCACCACAGCTCGTCCATGCTCCCTTCCTCTGCAGCACATCAGTTCCCTGAAGCACGTACCAACAGACCACAGATGCACAACGGTGCCCCCTACCACTCAGGACGCCAGTGCGCAGTGGAAG ACGGGCAGGAGAATGCTGGGAAATGCCCCCATCAGGACTCTGATGGATCGGATGCAGTTTTCGGTGACCTTTCCAATGGAACGGACCTCAAGACTGAACAGAAAGTAGAGGGAGAAGAAATGGAAGTGACATCTTTTATCTTTAACGGCCAACCTGATGATGCAGTGACCTCACCGGGGGGAtccaaaaacatccaaaacacagACCAAGAAAAGAAGTTTGCCTGCGGCGACTGCGGCCAGACCTTCCGCACAAAGTCTTACCTCAACAAGCACCATCACCGGGTTCATAAGAAACGTGCTGCGGCCCTGTCTGGCCTCGGTGATCTCGGTTCACCCTTTTCCCCCCAACAGAATATGTCACTTCTTGAATCCTTTGGCTTTCAGATCGTCCAGTCAGCCTTTGCCTCCTCACTAGTGGACTCTGAGATGGGCAACAGTGGAATGGGTTTAGGGGAGAAATGA
- the LOC113095217 gene encoding POZ-, AT hook-, and zinc finger-containing protein 1-like isoform X1, whose amino-acid sequence MERTEHPWNSSYTYQVSKHSADMLHNLNSQRKDGGRFCDVILRVGEESFPAHKAVLAACSEYFESVFSCQAEDDGQGKELEMHTISPKVFRDILDFAYTSKIVVRLECFPELMTAAKFLLMRSVIEICQEVIKQSNMQILVPPSRGGEHSLFRAAEQLSYPLPVDMSNGSVSSGAVFTDNNDSDCADPTQPSNSSQPATSGAQAADRLAVSPLEFPSSHLNSDGSKRGRGRPKKEPTTEPITYNNSTALNENKGIFLCGVCGKMFPDDVQLRNHETQHGTFTGGVRTGPELVAVDGPTMISPPQARFQENGLPAENRKRERTRRHVACDLCGKVFRDVYHLNRHKLSHSGEKPYACPVCGLRFKRKDRMSYHVRSHDGSVGKPYVCQSCGKGFSRPDHLNGHIKQVHTTERPHKCQICNASFATRDRLRSHLACHEDKIPCQVCGKFLRAAYMTDHLKKHSEGPHNYCGICNKGFSTASYLKVHVKTHHSSSMLPSSAAHQFPEARTNRPQMHNGAPYHSGRQCAVEDLCTNHRLVVTFPETEGSFRGLAGPVLPQPIPPSLGLQPELLLGKPGPTPYFWECRSSGAPGFPLHGPLTDGQENAGKCPHQDSDGSDAVFGDLSNGTDLKTEQKVEGEEMEVTSFIFNGQPDDAVTSPGGSKNIQNTDQEKKFACGDCGQTFRTKSYLNKHHHRVHKKRAAALSGLGDLGSPFSPQQNMSLLESFGFQIVQSAFASSLVDSEMGNSGMGLGEK is encoded by the exons ATGGAGAGGACAGAACACCCGTGGAATTCCTCCTACACGTACCAGGTGAGTAAACACAGCGCCGACATGCTACACAACCtcaacagccagagaaaagatgGAGGCAGGTTTTGTGATGTTATCTTGCGCGTCGGAGAGGAGAGCTTCCCAGCGCACAAGGCAGTGCTGGCGGCGTGCAGCGAGTATTTTGAGTCGGTGTTTAGCTGTCAGGCGGAAGACGACGGCCAGGGCAAGGAGCTGGAGATGCACACGATCAGTCCCAAAGTTTTCCGAGACATCCTGGACTTCGCATACACGTCTAAGATCGTGGTGCGTCTGGAGTGTTTCCCGGAGCTTATGACCGCGGCGAAGTTTCTGCTTATGCGATCTGTCATCGAGATCTGTCAGGAGGTCATCAAACAATCCAACATGCAGATCCTCGTGCCTCCTTCACGAGGAGGCGAGCACAGCCTGTTCAGGGCCGCGGAGCAGCTGTCATACCCCCTTCCCGTGGACATGTCAAACGGGAGCGTGTCCAGCGGCGCAGTGTTTACCGACAACAACGACAGCGACTGTGCCGATCCGACGCAGCCAAGTAACAGCTCACAGCCGGCCACTTCCGGAGCACAAGCGGCCGATCGCTTAGCGGTTTCCCCGCTGGAGTTTCCCAGCAGCCACCTCAATAGCGACGGCTCTAAGCGAGGCAGAGGGAGACCCAAAAAAGAGCCCACGACAGAGCCGATCACTTACAACAACAGCACTGCTCTAAACGAAAACAAGGGGATTTTCTTGTGCGGGGTTTGTGGTAAGATGTTTCCTGACGATGTCCAGTTGAGAAACCACGAGACGCAGCACGGGACGTTCACCGGCGGCGTGCGCACCGGACCGGAGCTGGTCGCTGTGGACGGCCCGACGATGATCTCTCCTCCCCAGGCGCGGTTTCAGGAAAACGGACTGCCCGCGGAAAACCGTAAACGCGAGAGGACGAGACGTCACGTCGCGTGTGATCTGTGCGGGAAGGTCTTCCGAGACGTCTACCACCTCAACCGGCACAAACTGTCACATTCGGGCGAGAAACCGTACGCGTGTCCGGTGTGCGGGCTGCGCTTCAAACGCAAAGACAGGATGTCTTACCATGTGCGGTCTCACGACGGCTCGGTGGGTAAACCGTATGTCTGTCAAAGCTGCGGGAAAGGTTTCTCCAG gCCAGATCATCTGAATGGACATATTAAACAGGTTCACACCACAGAGAGACCTCACAAGTGTCAG ATTTGCAACGCGTCTTTCGCAACAAGAGATCGCCTGAGGTCGCACCTGGCATGCCATGAAGATAAGATACCATGTCAAGTGTGTGGGAAATTCCTCCGGGCTGCCTACATGACCGACCACTTGAAAAAACACAGTGAAGGACCTCATAACTACTGTGGAATATGCAACAAAG GTTTTTCTACTGCATCCTACTTAAAGGTGCATGTAAAAACGCACCACAGCTCGTCCATGCTCCCTTCCTCTGCAGCACATCAGTTCCCTGAAGCACGTACCAACAGACCACAGATGCACAACGGTGCCCCCTACCACTCAGGACGCCAGTGCGCAGTGGAAG ACCTTTGCACCAATCACCGGCTCGTGGTTACCTTTCCTGAGACAGAGGGGTCTTTTCGGGGGCTAGCTGGGCCAGTTCTACCCCAGCCCATCCCTCCGAGCCTGGGCCTGCAGCCTGAGCTGCTCCTGGGCAAGCCAGGTCCAACTCCCTATTTTTGGGAGTGCCGCTCTTCTGGAGCACCAGGGTTTCCACTTCATGGACCTCTTACAG ACGGGCAGGAGAATGCTGGGAAATGCCCCCATCAGGACTCTGATGGATCGGATGCAGTTTTCGGTGACCTTTCCAATGGAACGGACCTCAAGACTGAACAGAAAGTAGAGGGAGAAGAAATGGAAGTGACATCTTTTATCTTTAACGGCCAACCTGATGATGCAGTGACCTCACCGGGGGGAtccaaaaacatccaaaacacagACCAAGAAAAGAAGTTTGCCTGCGGCGACTGCGGCCAGACCTTCCGCACAAAGTCTTACCTCAACAAGCACCATCACCGGGTTCATAAGAAACGTGCTGCGGCCCTGTCTGGCCTCGGTGATCTCGGTTCACCCTTTTCCCCCCAACAGAATATGTCACTTCTTGAATCCTTTGGCTTTCAGATCGTCCAGTCAGCCTTTGCCTCCTCACTAGTGGACTCTGAGATGGGCAACAGTGGAATGGGTTTAGGGGAGAAATGA